DNA from Mesorhizobium loti R88b:
GAGGCCGGCAGCCGGTAGTCGCTGCCAGTGGCGAGCCTTAGCAGTGCGTCGAGATCGGGCGGCGGGGCCGGTCGCGGCGACCGCGCAAGCAGTCCGGTCACCCGTTGCAGCAGCAAGGCTGCTTCGGCAACCGTGTCGGCGGCGACCACCAGCCCGTGATTGCCGAGCACCAGCACGTTGGTCGCAGGTCTCAGCCGCTCGGCGATTGCCTGCGCCAGCGGCAGGCCAGGCCGGCGATAAGGCACGAAAGCCCAGTCGAGGCCGCGCAGGCGTTCCTCCAGCACGGCCTCGGCGTTGGCCTGCACGGCAATCGAGATCGTCTCGACACAATGGACGTGGACGACGATCTTCTGGGGCAGCAACGCATGCACCGTCGTTTCGATGGAGGGCCGTAACTGGCGAGGGTTGAGGTCCGCCAGCGTGAACTGTCCGGCCGTCTCGGCCGCCGGGCTGCGATGCGCTACGGCATCGAGTAACGGCGCAAGTGCTACCGGCACCATGATCTCATCGTCGCGCGCGTTCTTCAGCCAGGTGCCGGAGGCTTTGATCCACAGCACGCCGGCCTGCTTGATGGAAGTGTTGCCGCCTGCCCCCTGCACCAGCAGCGGGTCGGCGCCGACGCTGGCCGACAAGGAACGCAGCATGCAGAATTCGCTGGAGTGGTTGTCGCCTTTATGGACCATCAGCCCGCCCTCGCCAGCCGGTTCGCGCACCAATGCTCGAAGGCCGCCCTCTCCTCCGCGGACAGATGCAGGCCGTGCTTTGTGCGCCGTTCGAGAATATCGGCAGATGTCACAGCCCATTCCCGGTCGAACAGATAATTGGCCTCGCGCTCGAAGAAATCCTTGCCGAAGCAGCGCCCCAACCCGGCGAGTGATCCGGCGGCACCGACCAGAAGACGTGTCCTGGTGCCGTAGAGCCGGCCATAATGCTTGAGCAGCGACGCCGGCATCCACGGATATTCGCGTCCGAGGTCGCCGAGAAACTGTTCGAAATCGGCATTGACGATGTCGCCGCCCGGCAGATGCGCCTTGGCTGTCCAGGGCTTGCCCATGCGGGGGAAAAACGGAGCGATCCTGTCCAGCGCATGCTCGGCCAATTTACGGAAGGTGGTGATCTTGCCGCCGAAGACGGAGAGCAGCGGCGCCTGCGCGTCCGGTGCGTCGAGCTCGAAAATATAGTCGCGGGTCACCGCACTGGGGTTGTCGGCATTGTCGTCATAGAGCGGCCGAACGCCGGAGAACGAATAGACGACATCGTCACGCGCAAGACCGCGCTTGAAATAGCGGTTGACCACCTTGATCAGGTAATCGATCTCGCTCTCCTCCGCCGCCACGTCCTCAGGCCGGCCCTCATAGGGAATGTCGGTGGTGCCGATCAGCGCGAGATCGTTCTGATAGGGGTTGATGAAGATCACGCGCTTGTCGCTGTTCTGGATGAGGTAGGCCTGCCTTCCCTCCCAGAATTTCGGCACGACGATATGGCTGCCCTTGACCAGGCGCACATTGCGCCTGGAGTTCTGGCCGGCAACGCGGTTGACGATATCGTTGACCCAGGGGCCGGCGGCATTGATCAGTGCACGTGCCCGAACCACCGTCCTGATGCCCGTCCTGCCATCCTGCATCTCGACAACCCACAGGCCGTTCTCGCGGCGGGCGGCGGTGCAAGCGGTGCGGGTGAAAACCTTCGCACCGCGCTCGGCGGCATCGAGCGCGTTGATGACGACGAGGCGGGCATCGTCGACCCAGCAGTCGGAATATTCGAAACCGCGCCTGAACGCGTCCTTGATCGGCGCGCCCTCTGGCGCGGTGCGCAGGTTGAGCGTGCGGGTCGCCGGCAGCCGCTTGCGGCCACCGAGATGGTCGTAGAGGAACAGGCCGAGCCGCACCAGCCATGCCGGACGGTCGTCCGGGCTGTGCGGCAGCACGAAGCGCATCGGCCAGATGATGTGGGGCGCCGATTCCAGCAGCACCTCGCGCTCGATCAGCGCCTCGCGCACCAGACGGAATTCGTAGTATTCGAGATAGCGCAGACCGCCATGGACGAGCTTGCCCGAGCGCGAGCTGGTGCCTTCGGCGAGATCGTCCTTCTCGCACAGGATGACGGACAGGCCGCGGCCGGCGGCATCGCGCGCAATGCCGGCACCATTGACGCCGCCACCAATGACGAAGAGGTCGACGATTTCAGGACCGCCGTTCATGTCGCCGTGGCCCCGATGCCGGTTTGATGCGTCATGGCGGCTGCCTCAGCATGGATTGACCGGAGGCAGTCCGGCGAGGTAGCGGCGCACCTCTT
Protein-coding regions in this window:
- a CDS encoding class II aldolase/adducin family protein, whose translation is MVHKGDNHSSEFCMLRSLSASVGADPLLVQGAGGNTSIKQAGVLWIKASGTWLKNARDDEIMVPVALAPLLDAVAHRSPAAETAGQFTLADLNPRQLRPSIETTVHALLPQKIVVHVHCVETISIAVQANAEAVLEERLRGLDWAFVPYRRPGLPLAQAIAERLRPATNVLVLGNHGLVVAADTVAEAALLLQRVTGLLARSPRPAPPPDLDALLRLATGSDYRLPASAAAHAVATDLASCRIAASGSLYPDHVIFLGVGSVIAGPGENAAAVVARTAAAPTSILFPGKGVLMRRDANAGTEAMARCLADVAARVEGAARVNYLSPKENAELLNWDAEKYRQQLNREGATLQ
- a CDS encoding glycerol-3-phosphate dehydrogenase codes for the protein MNGGPEIVDLFVIGGGVNGAGIARDAAGRGLSVILCEKDDLAEGTSSRSGKLVHGGLRYLEYYEFRLVREALIEREVLLESAPHIIWPMRFVLPHSPDDRPAWLVRLGLFLYDHLGGRKRLPATRTLNLRTAPEGAPIKDAFRRGFEYSDCWVDDARLVVINALDAAERGAKVFTRTACTAARRENGLWVVEMQDGRTGIRTVVRARALINAAGPWVNDIVNRVAGQNSRRNVRLVKGSHIVVPKFWEGRQAYLIQNSDKRVIFINPYQNDLALIGTTDIPYEGRPEDVAAEESEIDYLIKVVNRYFKRGLARDDVVYSFSGVRPLYDDNADNPSAVTRDYIFELDAPDAQAPLLSVFGGKITTFRKLAEHALDRIAPFFPRMGKPWTAKAHLPGGDIVNADFEQFLGDLGREYPWMPASLLKHYGRLYGTRTRLLVGAAGSLAGLGRCFGKDFFEREANYLFDREWAVTSADILERRTKHGLHLSAEERAAFEHWCANRLARAG